A stretch of the Corylus avellana chromosome ca6, CavTom2PMs-1.0 genome encodes the following:
- the LOC132184891 gene encoding probable E3 ubiquitin-protein ligase RHY1A gives MIKGWALFCLPTSFNDLHYCNSTMAGMLPGVECARRRRFHQSGASSDSPNMAAHGGTRRLSFCLYTSNHESHHTSASSQQRSLLNQVDQNEKLEVVAREAKERLDERLKTQRKPAAKSKERLTCVKGRSVVLGELHTEVFGSKKGGSRRFSWSKLSWKASDQDECAVCLEQFKAGETLVHLPCAHRFHVRCLVPWLENNVHCPCCRMGIISQ, from the exons ATGATAAAGGGATGGGCCCTTTTTTGTCTGCCAACATCTTTCAATGATCTGCACTACTGTAACT CTACAATGGCTGGAATGCTTCCTGGAGTGGAATGTGCTCGAAGGAGACGTTTCCATCAGAGTGGAGCTTCCTCGGATTCACCAAACATGGCTGCGCATGGTGGTACAAGGCGGTTGTCTTTCTGCTTATACACAAGCAACCATGAATCCCATCATACCTCTGCCTCTTCTCAG caAAGAAGTTTATTAAACCAGGTAGACCAGAATGAGAAGCTTGAAGTGGTAGCCAGAGAAGCCAAGGAAAGACTAGATGAAAGGttgaaaacacaaagaaaaccaGCAGCTAAAAG CAAAGAGAGGTTGACGTGTGTGAAGGGCAGATCTGTGGTGCTAGGGGAGTTGCACACAGAGGTGTTTGGATCTAAGAAGGGTGGCTCAAGAAGGTTCAGCTGGAGCAAGTTGAGCTGGAAGGCGTCGGACCAAGATGAGTGCGCCGTTTGCCTGGAACAGTTCAAGGCCGGTGAGACCCTGGTGCACCTGCCCTGTGCACACCGGTTCCATGTGAGGTGTTTGGTGCCATGGCTAGAGAACAATGTCCATTGCCCTTGCTGCAGAATGGGGATTATCTCCCAGTAA